A single window of [Chlorobium] sp. 445 DNA harbors:
- a CDS encoding glycosyl transferase family 1, with product PEVLGGAGVLGDPADPADIARAMRAILDDPAYAAVLRGAGLARAQQFAPERVIAAMRQVYTEVRR from the coding sequence GCCAGAGGTGCTGGGCGGTGCAGGTGTGCTGGGTGATCCGGCGGATCCGGCAGACATTGCACGCGCCATGCGGGCGATCTTGGATGATCCCGCCTACGCTGCGGTGTTGCGGGGGGCTGGGCTAGCGCGGGCGCAGCAGTTCGCACCGGAGAGGGTGATAGCAGCGATGCGGCAAGTGTATACGGAGGTGCGGAGATGA